A genomic region of Raphanus sativus cultivar WK10039 chromosome 6, ASM80110v3, whole genome shotgun sequence contains the following coding sequences:
- the LOC108806045 gene encoding mitogen-activated protein kinase kinase kinase 20, with amino-acid sequence MEKQSTSWIRGSCIGRGCFGTVSKAVSKIDGGVFAVKSVDLATCLPSQSESLENEIAILSSLKTHTHIVRFLGDDVSNEGTTSFRNLHLEYSPEGDVANAGKIADEETLRRYVWCLVSALGHVHANGVVHCDVKSKNVLVVDGGSSVKLADFGSAMELGKPTGEIAAPRGSPLWMAPEVVRKEYQGPESDVWSLGCTVVEMLTGKPAWEDHGFDSLSRIGFSNELPFVPAGVSELCRDFLDKCLRRDRGQRWSCDQLLEHPFLLCQDHRSLLTTESSPRCVLDWVSSEFEDEEEIGESRVETMVSAMARISKLATTGGAVWESNGWSEVRGNASEESGGQRADSELNILPESTDDGGTRTMKEDSELTSVITCEILLLMLLLVVENIQIYATFYTSVFIRILFRCYHHQNNNKMKLRKNLSFILSLNFMFGIACDSDRSIYISRTLLRGVMRVLTRYLLLLITLTCTNQSWFGSFLAKYF; translated from the coding sequence ATGGAGAAACAGAGCACTTCTTGGATTCGAGGTTCTTGTATCGGAAGAGGATGCTTCGGAACAGTAAGCAAAGCCGTGAGTAAAATCGACGGCGGAGTATTCGCCGTGAAGTCAGTAGATCTCGCCACGTGTCTTCCTTCTCAGTCCGAGTCGCTGGAGAACGAAATCGCGATCCTCAGCTCTCTCAAGACTCACACGCACATCGTGAGATTCCTCGGCGATGACGTGTCCAACGAGGGAACGACGTCGTTTAGGAATCTCCACTTGGAGTATTCGCCGGAAGGTGACGTGGCTAACGCTGGTAAAATCGCAGACGAGGAAACTCTCCGGCGTTACGTCTGGTGTCTCGTCTCTGCTCTCGGCCACGTCCACGCTAACGGAGTCGTCCACTGCGACGTGAAGTCGAAGAACGTTCTCGTCGTCGACGGCGGAAGCTCCGTTAAGCTGGCGGACTTCGGCTCGGCGATGGAGTTGGGGAAACCGACGGGGGAGATTGCTGCGCCGCGTGGAAGTCCGCTCTGGATGGCTCCGGAGGTGGTGAGGAAAGAGTATCAAGGACCTGAGAGCGACGTGTGGTCTCTTGGCTGTACGGTCGTCGAGATGCTCACCGGGAAACCAGCGTGGGAAGATCACGGTTTCGACTCGCTGAGTCGAATCGGGTTTTCAAACGAATTGCCGTTTGTTCCGGCGGGTGTTTCGGAGCTCTGCCGCGACTTCTTGGACAAATGCTTGAGACGAGACAGGGGCCAGAGATGGAGTTGCGATCAGCTTTTGGAGCATCCGTTTCTGTTATGTCAAGATCATCGCTCGTTGTTAACTACCGAGTCGTCTCCGCGTTGCGTATTGGACTGGGTCAGCTCGGAGTTCGAAGATGAGGAAGAGATCGGTGAGTCGAGAGTTGAAACCATGGTCTCGGCGATGGCAAGGATAAGTAAACTAGCGACGACGGGAGGGGCAGTTTGGGAATCTAATGGTTGGAGTGAGGTTAGAGGCAATGCTTCCGAAGAGTCAGGGGGGCAAAGGGCAGATTCggaattaaatattttaccGGAGTCTACCGATGACGGCGGTACACGGACGATGAAGGAAGACTCGGAGTTGACGTCGGTGATAACGTGTGAGATATTGTTGTTGATGTTGTTATTGGTGGTAGAGAATATTCAGATATATGCCACGTTTTACACCAGTGTATTTATTCGTATTCTATTTCGTTGTTATCatcatcaaaataataataagatgaAGTTGCGCAAAAATCTCTCGTTCATTCTCAGCCTTAACTTTATGTTCGGTATTGCATGTGATTCGGATCGGTCTATCTATATCTCGAGAACTCTTTTACGTGGTGTGATGAGAGTCCTAACTCGTTACCTCCTTTTGTTGATAACTCTCACTTGCACAAACCAATCTTGGTTTGGTAGCTTCTTGgccaaatatttttaa